In Quercus robur chromosome 11, dhQueRobu3.1, whole genome shotgun sequence, the sequence TCTTCCATGCACTGTTCTCCATTCCTCCAAATTAGCCATAAAACATAACTCAAATCTCTCCAATGATGGGAATGAAATTACAGTGTCCCCATAGAACTCATTGCCAAGATACTTCACAGCAGTCATGGCATATATAAAAAGATCCTTAAGGAAGGATAGTTTCCCTAGAGGTGGAAGATGTTCACATCTTTCACAAAGTTGTAGTGAAATTTCAACCAGATTTTGAATAAGTGAATCTTCCATCCATGTTGGAAACTTTGAACCGCCGTATCTTTCTATGCGCAACTTTTTCAGATTTGAATGAGGTTGGAGACCGTTAAGAACATCTTCTACATGTGCTGGTATATTGCTCGTGTCTTTTCTTCGCCAAACCAAACTCACCGAGTGAAGATTTTCTTTCCCAATCAAATTGGCATTTTTTGCATCCACTAAATTTGTTACATTATTAAGCTCCTTTAAGCACAGCGCACCCCGAAGATTAAGCCCTTTCAGCTCATTTATTTGATAACCATCATCCTTGCCAGCAATGAAAAGGCTCAATGAACGGAGACAAGTTAGTTGTCCCATTTCCTTGGGCATACGAGTTAGGGAATCACAGTCAGTGAGGCCTAGATACGTAAGATTTTTCATGTGCTTCATACCATTGGGTAACTCTAAAAGATCATGACAGTAATCTACTTTCAGCACTTCTAGGTTCAAAAGGCAAGTAGTTGATTCAGGTAAAATTTTGATTCGAGAAGAAGACATGTCGAGATACCtcaaatgttttaaattattgatgatgGACGGTACTCCCTTAACAGCCCATCTAAAATCGCATACCCGAAGATACTTTTGCTTCAATAACAAGGGCAAAAGAGATTTATAATGACCGTAATAATCAGGTGTTGTCTGGATGCATGAGCGTAGAGATTGAACTTTGTATATGTCCTTAGTCCAAGGAATCACTTTTGAGCTCACGGTAAAAGACAAGTGACGAATCCTTTTTGGAACTTTCATTTCTTTACCCGATTCCACCGTAGAGCATTCAAGCATCATAATAAATTGAGCAAGGTCATGCATAAGATCATGCATTTTACATGTTACATTGCCAAGAACATCCTCCTTGACATCTTGAAAGAATGATCTCCAAACTAATTCATTGAAGATATCACGGCCAACATCATGCAAATTTATTAGTCCTTTGGAGGGAATAAAACCATTAGCCAACCACAATTGTATCAATGTGTCCATCTCAAGCGCATGATCTTTGGGGAATACACAACAGTAAGCAAAACATTGTTTCAAATATGGGGGTAAATGGTGATAACTCAACCTTAGGGCAGGTAAGATGGAATTTTCACCTTCTAGCAAATCCCAAATTTCACTTTCTTTCACAAATAACCACTCACTCTTCCTATTTTTTAAGCTCATGAGGCTTCCAAGAGCCTTTATTGCTAGAGGCATCCCTCCACACTTCTTCACTATTTCCTTGCCAATTGATTCCAATTCTGAGTTCTCCTCTACCCTTCCCATCCCAAATGCACGTCCCTTGAACAAGGACCAAGAATCAGCCTCTGACAAACATCCCATGTGATGTATTGGAAGTGTGGCCATCATAAGTGCAACTTTTTCAATCCGAGTTGTCAGTATAACCATACTCCCTTTCGCCCCACACCTCAGTGCAGCTTTTAGGCCATCCCATTTGTCATGGTACTCATTCCAGACATCatccaaaacaagtaaaaatCTCCTCCCACGTAATTTTTCTTGTAGGCGTTGCTGTTGTGAATCCAACTCTGAAAGACTACATGCATTTCCATCAATGGACTCTATGATCGCTCCCACCAACCTTCTTATATGGAAATCATCTGATACACAAACCCAAATTCTCATCTCAAAATGCCTCTCCACCCGTACATCATTGTAGACTAACTGTGCAAGTGTTGTTTTTCCCAGGCCCCCCATACCCCATACAGCATAAATGGAAAGATTATCTTGATTAGACACATCAGTGAGCAACACTTcaattatcttttctttctctcccccTCTTCCATAAATCTCACTTTCATTCACAATTGAGCTAGTTTGTCGCCTTTCTATATCAAGAACTTCCATATTTATTACTCCCTCTCTCAAATGAAACTTAGATCTCTCCATGGAAATGGCTTCCAATTTGTCCCTCACATTTTTCAGTTTATCTGCCATCTTCATGCGAAATATAAGTCTATTTCGAAGAGAAAAGAAGATACTTACTTGGCTTTTCacacctttctctctctccacctTTCGTCTTAGAGCTTCAGTTGCAAACTCATCTAGAACATCATCCGCATCATAAGCTCCATCTTTGAGCTTTCGCAGCCAATTCCCGATAGCCTCACTCTTCCACTGCTTCTCCTCTGCATCTTGGAGAACCGCCTGGATGGTGGACAGCGTGCTCTCAAGTTTTTCGAGCTCAGTACTTAGTCCCCAAGCAACTCCGAATTCTTGAAGTGCTCTAGCATTCAAAGTACGCACCATGGAGCTCATCAGGGCAGAAAGAAGTACGTCTGCCatagcctctctctctctctctctctcactttggCAACAAATTGTGTTGGGAATGCAGGATTGCTCAAGAGAAGTGAATTGCCAAAAGGGAAATGCTTCGAATATCAGCTTAATGGTGCTTCAAGGcctaaatgtgttttttttaataaagtttagaTTGAGTAGTTACTGTGCAAGTCTTTGAACCTTTGGCTCCACACGGCGTGGACTTGACTTAGTTATAACCTGATGGGGTTTTcatcttcaccttctatattcTTAGCCAATAAGCAAGCTTTCTTTGCTGGTTCATCTGGCTCCACACGTTAATGACTCGACTACCAATTAGCAGAGCATCTACTAATTATCAAATCGTTTGTTAATTGAGACTTTTTTCTTGAGAGGAATGCTTTTGGGTCCCCAAAGTCTAAATAGAATTATCGTAATTGGGAAAAGTATGTTAAACACACGGTATGTAATAAACATCCCCATCTTAGTTTATGTTTGTTAATTATTTGTTCCGTGTTAAGGAATTGACAACTTGGTCCTCACAATCTAAGAGAGTATGGAAATTGGAAGAAGTTAACAAATTGCATTAAActcttatataattaaaattttagaatattttaaatcatttttttagtaaataaattaaagattacATATTAgagtataataataattttaaaaaacataaatttgtacaaatcaattaatttcaattagattaaataatagatgttatttttatatgatataatagaaatataattataacaatgacaaaatttaactacaaaatttgttgtagtaTAAGGCTATAATCTTAGTCAATGTGtttttattgaaagtgaattttgacaaatccatcattggattacatcttcttctaatatcttccatacttgcaaaatttctagaaaattaaagattaaaagctatgtcatcaataaattttttaaattgcaagtttttgtagtttaaaatgatgcataaaatataatcgtatagatcatatagtaaataatatccgattgtcacaaaatttgatatatatattaagagcataaaaaacatgcaatttaacagttagattttcaaaatatgtagtaatgttaatgatattgagtaaggttgtagcttTAGGATACAACCAATtatgtaactaaactttgtctttaTAACAATTCTAAatgaaaaagttttcttttgcTTATAGAAGACAAAGTAGAGCATGTCTTAAACTTTCAAACCATAACAGTCATAGCATAATGGCGTAAgagaaaaacttttaaaataattaattactcAAATAGTTGGTAAAAATACATAAACAAgtagattgtgttttgatataaactaaAATTCCAACTTTCAACAGATCTTAATAGTAACCAAACTCTCAAGATACTTGTAGATTAGTGTTATTGCCTAGTCTCTCATATGAGGAGAACCAAGGTTTAAAGAGTAATGtgataaacaatatttttcactaCATTTCATAACTGCTAAGCTGGTAGATTATTATTAATTCTCGTATGGGCCAAAAATAGACACTTTATTACCTACCATTTCTCATTCCTTAGCTGTTTGGACTTTTGACTATAATTTTGGAGAAGCTGTCCTGTCTCTTTGTTCATGTAAAAGGTGAGTGATCCCCTCTTTTGTTACtctcttaataaaatttctcattCAGAAAAGGgggcaaaaaaaaattgcacccCCATCCCCCCAAATCTCCCTCTCCACAGACACACAAGCTTaagtaataaacaaaacaaaaattcgTAAGTGCATGTttggaaattaataactttggCATAAGTAACAATTTGAATTACTGAATACAAATTGGACCATTGTTTCTAAAATGAATACTCCCATTAACGAAAAAAATACCTCGAAGGCCTTtgataaaactgaaaataatttaTGGATAAGGTTTCTTTTTAACAACACCATGTAAAACCAAGAAATATGGTGAGGTGGAGGAAAAAAAGTACACATATCTTGCTCCCAAACTCTTGAAGCACACACAAACTTGTAAGGGTATATGGTTCATAGAAGCACAATACTTGAGGCCTATATAGCTCATCGGAAAATAGAAAACACTAATTCTTTAATCTATGAAACAGATAGATTTATGGGAGAGTTTGGGGAATCAAtgtttattaggaaaaaaaaaaaaaaaaatcatatcaatcCTCCTTATCAGACTCTAGCTCCTCAATTCGTCTTGGTGGGCCTTCAATCGCTGCATTTGGATTTGGTTGCTTTTGCATTGGGTGCATCATGCCCCTGACAAATTGGTATGCTGATATTGGGGGGAGGAGTGAATAAGTTTAACATGTTTATAGACATCAAACTTATAGGTAATTTGATAGTGAAATTGATAACATGAATCATATGCTGGCgattaaaatatatatcataatgATAACAAATTGATATATGgagaaaaatgcaaaattatatcAAGACATATGACCACCTAATTTGTACTACTAACATGATACTGAATACATATTTGCAACAATACTGAAAAGTTCATTCAActaacaatttatgttcagtGTTCATTCTAGTAGCAAGGGCCAAGTAGTGAGTCAATATGCATACCTGATGTCAAAATCTCCAAAGAAATTGCCTTTGCAAACTCGATTTTTGCTTGGTGTGCACTAACAAATTTACTCTGCAAGTCCAGAAATATGAGACACCTCTTGATGTTAGCATAGACGTTATTTAATTTAGACACTATATCAGAATGGCATATGGGGTAGCATAAATCATGATAGCTTAGTTACCAATTTACCATTACTTTAAACAAGGGGCACAATAAACCAGTCTCAACATTTACAACAATCCACTTCCAACGTTAATAACATTGAATGGTATGAATTCTTACCAATTGACTGTATATAAAATCCACAATTTGATCAAGTATAGCTTGGTGCTTAAGTAGGAATGGACGAAGATGGCTCGTATACAAATCTTTTGCTCCCTGTTCAAAACAAACCAGATGGTATAGCAGTTATTTAAGCTTGCCTAAACTTACATCAGCAGATGAAAGTTCTAGCAGGTAGAAACCATCCACAAAGTGT encodes:
- the LOC126707429 gene encoding putative disease resistance protein RGA3; protein product: MADVLLSALMSSMVRTLNARALQEFGVAWGLSTELEKLESTLSTIQAVLQDAEEKQWKSEAIGNWLRKLKDGAYDADDVLDEFATEALRRKVEREKGVKSQVSIFFSLRNRLIFRMKMADKLKNVRDKLEAISMERSKFHLREGVINMEVLDIERRQTSSIVNESEIYGRGGEKEKIIEVLLTDVSNQDNLSIYAVWGMGGLGKTTLAQLVYNDVRVERHFEMRIWVCVSDDFHIRRLVGAIIESIDGNACSLSELDSQQQRLQEKLRGRRFLLVLDDVWNEYHDKWDGLKAALRCGAKGSMVILTTRIEKVALMMATLPIHHMGCLSEADSWSLFKGRAFGMGRVEENSELESIGKEIVKKCGGMPLAIKALGSLMSLKNRKSEWLFVKESEIWDLLEGENSILPALRLSYHHLPPYLKQCFAYCCVFPKDHALEMDTLIQLWLANGFIPSKGLINLHDVGRDIFNELVWRSFFQDVKEDVLGNVTCKMHDLMHDLAQFIMMLECSTVESGKEMKVPKRIRHLSFTVSSKVIPWTKDIYKVQSLRSCIQTTPDYYGHYKSLLPLLLKQKYLRVCDFRWAVKGVPSIINNLKHLRYLDMSSSRIKILPESTTCLLNLEVLKVDYCHDLLELPNGMKHMKNLTYLGLTDCDSLTRMPKEMGQLTCLRSLSLFIAGKDDGYQINELKGLNLRGALCLKELNNVTNLVDAKNANLIGKENLHSVSLVWRRKDTSNIPAHVEDVLNGLQPHSNLKKLRIERYGGSKFPTWMEDSLIQNLVEISLQLCERCEHLPPLGKLSFLKDLFIYAMTAVKYLGNEFYGDTVISFPSLERFELCFMANLEEWRTVHGREICPRLSTLKINYCPKLVELPFIPSITSLDMEGNNAMLIRSVMNLTSLSSFRFFEGFGDSTVLPDNLLQNHKMLTSLEIEGLRNHKSLRIGLENLSALKSLKLDSCYDLETLLGVQNLRSLEHLRMQECKSLMFFPKNVLLGLSSLRTLTIRNCEKFCTSLEGIQYLTTLQDLDILGCNELISLPESIQHLTALRSLRITGSVVLSSLPKQIGSLTSLSLLSIWFCPSLMSVPEELQNLTALKSLIIVACPNLERRCKKHSGEDWHKIAHIPNIEIDPGPFHSFRVQSRDSRGMLRKLKFC